The following coding sequences lie in one Gammaproteobacteria bacterium genomic window:
- a CDS encoding type IV secretion protein Rhs, giving the protein MKLPNMILRMSFVIVLFAAGSGATLAAPADSAPLPEDIIQRVVTDRVKLGGNPLTDQLSQHLDEVSELANQVEAEDKKTKSPSEEEEALNTKRMVIRSKLHEFAELRKEIKAYFAETRGKLAQQGLNGKAAVLDATLQAVEQRFDRITNALDSVHNSKQKNGRGLALGKLKAELKELHGKVKEQADLANQQPVPTFTQQEPPASRELPASPTTPQYFASPYTPGNMYAFLGNNLLAVAPDPTPTEAASCSYTAADLAETSDVSLTPEIRALAEKLNYSPVQIYQYVSNEIKFEPYWGSLKGTMGTLYSKAGGPTDQASLLIALLRASNIPTRYVRGTIQITDLRGPRWIGAKTYDAAIAMVGQGLNPTYGKVVSGAGATVGMQIAHVWVEACVPYGNYRGNAIDKSGHRWIPLDPSFKDKTYQAGIATNVAFDYTTYMARRTNTLPHEKYEEQVSASIKALPPNYSNNTLSDVGYLGTLLPRQVDVLPATLPYTVVQFTSWGTGLTAEVAALPDAHRYKLTITSANSAGTALAPAVTLDLPTTVLKRTTLSFKGLTTTDQSALDTWKANPDLLAALPCTINVVPVIKAEGVDQSVGTTAVGFCTTQNRLTMDLRLNERSSPLIKTITFNNINAANYHALQGYAFQASDRLLRERAAKLLASVRNTPSPNTNLEETEGEYLHLVGLKYMRYITDSAKRIGELDGGSGESGNHLGLTATQMKVKYLFDLPFAITRQGFLIDVPGGQSRTVDLSTGALVWKTFQLSGYSSSAFEAYIWQENARMDAVSTVRGLQFAKEMGIAILTITSANQATEIPKLTSNTNTTLNYPASYVASVQSYINAGYTVTAPRSLIQYNNWRGAVWVAEKNDTVAKTMSGAYIINGSYAGGFTTSDPTNMPSLYSFADPVTNNFSSGIDFGTTSYSTFAGDPVNMVSGNMYHTERDLAIKGRGGLPVVFERSYNSRDAKDGPLGFGWTHSFNHSLTFNDHNTNGVTDSADTDGITSSVTWTDGTGSKKFILVAGSTAGVAVGSVFVPPKGYFFNTARNADGTYSIREKNGLTYIFGNIAGTVAQKAKLSKIVDRNGNALTLTYTGNNLTTVTDSLSRSLTLTYDVNNRLIEVKDWTNRRQQYVYDAAGNLVTYKNPLAVAGAQPPVSYSYYSDTLLNHVMKSYTLPRGNGMTFEYYINGRVFKHYTTLGETTSFTYNDFRREAIGVNERGYTRTFYFDANGNPVKIVEENGAERTYTYDSVNVMNRLSKLSPPGYLTQYAYDTNGNVTRITQPSGATVEYSYFNTYNQPGKIKDARGNYTLVKYDAKGNPLQTVRLKAGIGATLDPTTYTPVATDLLAWTLNSYDSFGNVLTGKQVRDFTAQAGPTLEYSYNDTVNLVQGLNPVGITRRGDKNGDGLIDATEFDSASLSYDPLGRVKTGLNEDWYPTQFVYDDVDRVIKGTDTAGQLRDYQYDPNGNPSNTGLTVPVAGVPTLVDQASASYDLSDRTLTGANAGGFTTAYQYDTAGNITKITNPDSYTLAFEYDPNNHITKAYDQQGNAVSRTLDLDGKPRSITDPNGNSINYTYYGPERDGRLKQQINALGRITQFDYDTNGNVVSVTDPLGRVTLTTYDELNRPTRIVGPQYTDALLGTIRPVTRYSYNNLGQRTKVEAGRTDATGTNPASDVLTPQMTYSYDDFGRLLKDTDPLSRSRQYAYDIFSNVTRVTDAKGQVTTYTWGYGHQLLTQSSAAGTVSYTRNPLGLATQVQGPNVTYRYSYDSAHRLKTLNDSRGNKTLQYRYSPGSLLTRLTDGEGVATDYLYDSVGRLTGIGAGTQLIGFTYDAAGRLTQKTLPSGVSTRYTYNPDNTLSQVQNRSTSASVVTQHDYSYDAAGNRLTHTEQIGATLTKYQYLYNALDRLSEVRNNAVVPSTLIEGYSYDTLGNRSQKTDGVNTTAYVYDTANQLKEIRQGSPTGALLASLSYDPNGNLLTKSEGATLTSLSYDALNRLSQVSKTGQANQSYQCDDQGRRIQKTVGATSTNYLYNGSDIQAEYSGWTSPLARYTHGPGTDNPLIRSTATANQYYHQDGLGSVIALTNATGGSDGTARFDAWGNKLASTGAIPQYGYTGTEQRGQVHCMTI; this is encoded by the coding sequence ATGAAGCTACCCAACATGATTTTGCGGATGAGTTTTGTTATCGTGCTGTTTGCCGCCGGTTCGGGCGCGACACTCGCCGCGCCGGCTGATTCCGCTCCACTTCCCGAAGACATCATCCAACGAGTAGTGACTGATCGCGTCAAGCTTGGCGGCAATCCGTTGACCGATCAGCTGAGTCAGCATCTGGATGAGGTGTCCGAACTCGCCAACCAAGTCGAGGCGGAGGATAAAAAGACCAAAAGTCCGTCTGAGGAAGAGGAGGCGCTCAATACCAAGCGCATGGTGATCCGCAGCAAGCTTCACGAGTTTGCTGAATTGCGCAAAGAGATCAAGGCTTACTTTGCTGAAACGCGGGGCAAACTTGCACAACAAGGCCTAAATGGCAAAGCGGCTGTACTCGACGCCACCCTGCAAGCCGTTGAGCAGCGCTTTGATCGAATTACGAATGCCCTGGACAGCGTGCACAACAGCAAACAAAAAAATGGGAGAGGCCTTGCCTTAGGCAAACTGAAGGCAGAACTGAAAGAGTTGCACGGGAAAGTGAAGGAACAGGCGGATCTCGCCAATCAGCAGCCGGTTCCCACCTTCACTCAGCAAGAACCGCCCGCGTCACGTGAATTGCCCGCCAGCCCAACTACGCCGCAGTACTTCGCCTCACCCTATACGCCCGGCAACATGTACGCCTTTCTGGGTAACAACCTGCTGGCTGTGGCGCCCGACCCCACACCTACCGAGGCGGCAAGTTGTAGCTACACCGCTGCGGATTTGGCCGAAACCAGCGACGTGTCACTCACCCCGGAAATTCGGGCGCTGGCGGAAAAATTGAATTATTCACCGGTGCAGATTTATCAATATGTCTCCAATGAGATAAAATTTGAACCCTACTGGGGTTCGCTCAAAGGAACCATGGGCACGCTTTACAGCAAGGCGGGTGGCCCCACCGATCAAGCTTCTTTATTGATCGCCTTATTGAGGGCGTCAAATATCCCTACACGTTATGTCAGAGGAACGATCCAAATCACGGATCTGCGCGGGCCGCGCTGGATCGGCGCGAAAACCTACGATGCGGCAATAGCCATGGTGGGTCAGGGGTTGAATCCTACTTATGGCAAAGTGGTCAGCGGCGCCGGCGCAACGGTGGGGATGCAAATAGCGCACGTCTGGGTGGAGGCCTGTGTGCCTTATGGCAATTACCGCGGCAACGCCATAGACAAGTCAGGCCACCGTTGGATCCCGCTGGATCCCAGCTTTAAGGATAAAACCTATCAGGCGGGTATCGCCACGAACGTGGCGTTTGACTACACCACCTACATGGCGCGCCGTACCAATACGCTGCCCCACGAGAAATACGAGGAGCAGGTTAGCGCCAGCATTAAAGCACTGCCCCCCAATTACAGCAATAATACGCTGTCCGATGTCGGCTATCTGGGGACGTTGCTCCCCAGACAAGTGGATGTGTTGCCCGCCACGCTGCCTTATACCGTGGTGCAGTTTACCAGTTGGGGAACCGGTCTGACCGCCGAGGTCGCCGCACTGCCCGATGCCCACCGCTACAAGCTTACAATCACCAGCGCCAATTCAGCCGGAACCGCTCTGGCGCCTGCGGTGACTTTGGATTTGCCCACCACGGTGCTGAAACGTACCACTCTTTCGTTTAAGGGGCTGACCACCACCGATCAAAGCGCGCTCGACACGTGGAAGGCCAATCCCGATCTATTGGCGGCCCTGCCCTGCACCATCAATGTGGTGCCGGTGATCAAGGCCGAAGGTGTAGATCAATCAGTCGGCACTACGGCGGTCGGCTTTTGCACCACACAAAACCGTCTGACCATGGACTTGCGCCTGAATGAGCGGAGCAGTCCCCTGATAAAGACCATCACGTTCAATAATATCAACGCCGCCAATTATCACGCCTTGCAGGGCTATGCCTTCCAGGCCTCCGATAGACTGTTGCGCGAACGTGCCGCCAAACTCCTCGCCAGTGTGCGTAACACGCCGAGCCCCAATACCAACCTGGAAGAAACCGAAGGCGAGTATCTGCATCTGGTGGGACTCAAATACATGCGTTACATCACGGATAGCGCTAAACGCATTGGTGAGCTGGATGGCGGCTCGGGCGAGAGCGGTAATCATCTTGGACTTACCGCCACGCAGATGAAGGTGAAATATCTTTTTGATCTGCCTTTCGCGATAACGCGGCAAGGCTTTCTCATTGATGTCCCGGGGGGTCAGTCACGCACTGTGGATTTAAGCACAGGCGCACTGGTGTGGAAGACGTTCCAGCTCAGCGGTTATTCCTCCTCTGCCTTTGAGGCCTACATTTGGCAGGAGAACGCCCGGATGGATGCGGTGAGCACCGTGCGGGGTCTGCAATTTGCCAAGGAGATGGGCATTGCAATATTGACCATCACCAGCGCCAATCAAGCCACCGAGATCCCCAAGCTTACCAGCAACACCAATACCACCTTGAACTATCCTGCGAGTTACGTGGCGTCAGTTCAGAGCTATATCAATGCCGGATATACCGTCACTGCGCCGCGCAGTTTAATCCAGTATAACAACTGGCGTGGCGCGGTTTGGGTGGCGGAGAAGAATGATACGGTCGCAAAAACCATGAGTGGCGCCTATATCATCAATGGAAGTTATGCGGGCGGGTTTACCACTAGCGACCCCACAAATATGCCCTCGTTGTATAGCTTTGCCGACCCTGTCACCAATAATTTCAGTTCAGGTATTGATTTTGGCACAACCTCATACTCGACCTTTGCAGGCGACCCGGTCAACATGGTGAGCGGCAATATGTATCACACCGAGCGCGATCTCGCTATCAAGGGCCGGGGAGGGCTGCCGGTGGTTTTTGAACGCAGTTACAATAGCCGCGATGCCAAGGACGGGCCGCTCGGCTTTGGCTGGACACACAGTTTTAATCATTCCCTGACCTTCAATGACCATAACACCAATGGCGTTACGGATTCGGCCGATACCGACGGCATCACATCATCGGTGACCTGGACCGATGGTACCGGCAGCAAGAAGTTTATTCTGGTAGCAGGCTCGACCGCAGGCGTCGCCGTGGGCAGTGTTTTTGTCCCGCCCAAGGGATACTTCTTCAACACTGCTCGTAACGCCGATGGGACATACAGTATCAGGGAGAAGAACGGGCTCACCTACATCTTTGGAAATATCGCCGGCACGGTTGCACAAAAGGCCAAGCTTTCAAAGATCGTTGACCGCAACGGCAATGCCCTGACACTGACCTATACCGGAAACAATTTAACCACGGTCACGGACTCCCTCAGTCGTAGTCTCACACTCACCTACGATGTCAATAATCGCCTCATCGAAGTCAAAGACTGGACCAATCGCCGCCAGCAGTATGTCTATGACGCGGCGGGCAATCTGGTGACCTACAAGAATCCGCTCGCCGTTGCGGGCGCCCAGCCGCCGGTCAGCTACAGCTACTACAGCGACACCCTGCTCAATCATGTGATGAAAAGCTACACCCTGCCGCGCGGCAACGGCATGACCTTCGAGTATTATATAAACGGCCGGGTCTTCAAGCACTACACCACCCTGGGGGAGACCACCAGCTTCACCTATAATGACTTCCGCCGTGAAGCGATCGGCGTGAACGAGCGGGGCTATACCCGCACGTTTTACTTTGACGCCAACGGCAACCCCGTCAAGATCGTGGAGGAAAACGGCGCCGAGCGCACCTACACCTATGACAGCGTCAACGTCATGAACCGCCTTTCCAAGCTCAGCCCGCCCGGTTATCTCACCCAGTACGCCTATGACACCAATGGCAACGTCACCCGCATCACCCAGCCTTCCGGGGCCACGGTCGAATACAGCTACTTCAACACCTACAACCAGCCCGGCAAGATCAAAGACGCGCGCGGCAACTACACCCTGGTGAAATACGACGCCAAGGGCAACCCGTTACAGACCGTCAGGCTCAAAGCCGGCATCGGCGCGACGCTGGATCCCACCACGTACACCCCCGTGGCGACCGATCTCCTCGCCTGGACCCTCAACAGCTACGACAGCTTTGGCAACGTCCTGACCGGCAAACAAGTGCGTGACTTCACCGCCCAGGCCGGCCCGACCCTGGAATACAGCTACAACGACACCGTCAATCTGGTGCAGGGACTCAATCCGGTAGGCATCACCCGCCGTGGCGACAAGAACGGCGACGGCCTCATAGATGCCACCGAATTCGACAGCGCCAGTTTAAGCTACGACCCCCTCGGCCGCGTCAAGACCGGCCTCAATGAGGACTGGTACCCCACCCAATTCGTCTACGACGATGTGGACCGCGTGATCAAAGGCACCGATACCGCCGGCCAGTTGCGGGATTACCAATACGACCCCAACGGCAATCCCAGCAACACCGGGCTCACCGTCCCGGTGGCGGGCGTCCCCACCCTGGTGGATCAAGCCAGCGCCAGCTACGACCTGTCCGATCGCACACTGACCGGCGCCAACGCCGGCGGCTTCACCACCGCCTACCAGTACGACACCGCGGGCAACATCACCAAGATCACCAACCCCGACAGCTACACCCTGGCCTTTGAATACGACCCCAACAACCACATCACCAAAGCCTACGACCAGCAGGGCAACGCCGTGAGCCGCACCCTGGACCTCGACGGCAAGCCGCGCAGCATCACCGACCCCAACGGCAACAGCATCAACTACACCTACTACGGCCCCGAGCGCGACGGCCGATTAAAGCAACAGATCAACGCCCTCGGCCGCATCACCCAGTTCGACTACGACACCAACGGCAACGTAGTCAGCGTCACCGACCCCCTGGGCCGCGTCACCCTCACCACCTACGACGAACTCAACCGACCCACCCGCATCGTCGGGCCTCAATACACCGATGCCCTATTGGGTACAATACGTCCCGTGACCCGCTACAGCTACAACAATCTTGGCCAGCGCACCAAAGTCGAGGCCGGCCGCACCGACGCCACGGGCACCAACCCCGCGAGCGACGTCCTCACCCCCCAAATGACCTATAGCTACGACGACTTCGGCCGCCTGCTCAAAGACACCGACCCCTTAAGCCGCAGCCGCCAGTACGCCTATGACATCTTCAGCAACGTCACCCGCGTCACCGACGCCAAAGGCCAAGTGACCACCTACACCTGGGGCTACGGCCACCAACTCCTCACCCAGAGCAGCGCCGCCGGTACCGTCAGCTACACCCGCAACCCCCTGGGCCTCGCCACCCAAGTCCAAGGCCCCAACGTCACCTACCGCTACAGTTACGACAGCGCCCACCGGCTCAAGACCCTCAATGACTCCCGCGGCAACAAGACCCTCCAATACCGCTACAGCCCCGGCAGCCTCCTCACCCGGCTTACCGACGGTGAAGGAGTCGCCACCGACTACCTCTATGACAGCGTCGGCCGCCTCACCGGCATCGGCGCCGGGACCCAACTCATCGGCTTCACCTACGACGCCGCCGGAAGACTCACCCAAAAGACCCTCCCCAGCGGCGTCAGCACACGCTACACCTACAACCCCGACAACACCCTAAGCCAGGTGCAAAATCGCAGCACCAGCGCCAGCGTCGTAACGCAACACGACTACAGCTACGACGCCGCCGGCAACCGCCTCACCCACACCGAACAGATCGGCGCCACCCTCACCAAATACCAATACCTCTACAACGCCCTTGATCGCCTCAGCGAAGTCAGAAACAACGCCGTCGTCCCCAGCACCCTCATCGAAGGCTACAGCTACGACACCCTCGGCAACCGCAGCCAAAAGACCGACGGCGTCAACACGACAGCCTATGTCTACGACACAGCCAACCAGCTCAAAGAAATCCGCCAAGGCAGTCCCACCGGCGCACTCCTTGCCAGCTTGAGCTACGACCCAAACGGCAACCTACTCA
- a CDS encoding putative Ig domain-containing protein → MIRCIIVGLVIGLFAPTVVAATAAQIDAARNKGLAWLLLNQNGDGYWKGKAGTEVPATAAALEAFSNAKLSNYSYVKGVAWLSNAKVISVDSLSRRIIALKQAQLDVTSDAQQLLKWKNANVAWGAYDQYDTSFPDTPLALSAIRASQYTYTNQTNDIANALCRMLMAQKTGDVTVDGSWSYLPLNTTAPASVVASGVVPTVYNILEINGIRLAQGWVSLTCGTTSYTLQTAIDRGLNWLLSQKKLADGGFGENGVSSPFYTALVYQALLTLRPADPATTAALDYLISRQGVDGSWNNDPLQTGLALKALPALATPLTDTDKDGVPDAIELILRTNPNVADSGWLVDGNGQGAPGTTIPLVPAVQAVLNQSYSLLLPSGGGTAPYTWKTVAGSFPPGLTLNAATGQVSGAPTTLGLYNFSYSVTDATATTRTFLALISVSNTATGIADGDLTGDGWVGPADTALAEQIATGLVTPTPTQLSHGDVAPAGAPNGVINQDDVVRIRNKAAALEIF, encoded by the coding sequence ATGATACGGTGCATCATAGTAGGCCTTGTGATCGGGTTGTTTGCTCCCACCGTGGTCGCGGCTACCGCCGCACAAATTGACGCCGCGCGGAATAAAGGACTCGCCTGGCTGTTGCTAAATCAGAACGGTGACGGCTATTGGAAGGGCAAGGCAGGTACGGAGGTTCCTGCGACGGCCGCTGCCTTAGAGGCCTTCAGCAATGCCAAGCTCAGTAATTATTCTTACGTAAAGGGCGTGGCCTGGCTCAGCAACGCCAAAGTCATCAGCGTAGACTCCTTATCGCGCCGGATCATCGCCCTCAAGCAGGCCCAACTCGATGTTACCTCCGATGCTCAGCAATTGCTCAAGTGGAAAAATGCAAACGTGGCCTGGGGTGCGTATGACCAATACGATACCAGCTTTCCCGACACGCCTCTCGCCTTGAGCGCCATCCGCGCCAGTCAATATACCTATACCAATCAAACGAATGACATCGCCAATGCCTTATGCCGCATGTTAATGGCGCAAAAGACCGGTGATGTAACCGTAGACGGCAGTTGGTCATATCTGCCGCTGAACACCACGGCGCCCGCTTCGGTAGTGGCGAGCGGCGTTGTCCCGACGGTGTACAACATCCTTGAGATCAATGGCATCAGGTTGGCCCAAGGCTGGGTGAGCCTTACCTGTGGCACGACCTCTTATACCTTGCAAACGGCAATTGATCGTGGCCTCAATTGGCTGCTCAGTCAGAAAAAGCTCGCCGATGGCGGATTTGGCGAGAATGGCGTAAGCAGCCCATTTTATACGGCCCTGGTGTATCAGGCGTTGCTTACCTTGCGACCCGCCGACCCTGCTACCACAGCGGCACTGGATTATCTGATCAGCCGGCAGGGTGTGGACGGAAGTTGGAATAATGACCCGCTGCAAACAGGTTTGGCGCTCAAAGCTCTGCCGGCATTGGCGACGCCGCTGACGGACACCGACAAAGACGGTGTCCCCGACGCCATCGAGCTGATTCTGCGCACCAATCCTAACGTCGCGGACAGCGGTTGGTTAGTAGATGGCAACGGGCAAGGCGCCCCGGGTACGACGATTCCGCTCGTCCCCGCCGTGCAGGCGGTATTGAATCAATCATACAGCCTGTTATTGCCGTCGGGCGGCGGCACGGCGCCTTACACCTGGAAGACAGTGGCCGGCAGCTTCCCGCCGGGATTGACCCTGAACGCCGCGACGGGGCAGGTGAGCGGTGCACCTACTACATTAGGTCTCTATAACTTCAGCTATTCGGTCACCGATGCGACCGCTACTACCCGAACTTTTCTTGCGCTGATCTCAGTCTCGAATACCGCCACAGGTATTGCCGACGGCGACCTTACGGGTGATGGCTGGGTAGGTCCGGCTGATACCGCCTTGGCCGAGCAGATTGCCACCGGTCTGGTTACGCCTACCCCGACTCAACTCAGCCATGGTGACGTCGCCCCGGCCGGGGCGCCGAACGGCGTGATCAATCAAGACGACGTAGTGCGGATCAGAAACAAGGCCGCTGCGCTGGAGATTTTTTAG
- the tsaB gene encoding tRNA (adenosine(37)-N6)-threonylcarbamoyltransferase complex dimerization subunit type 1 TsaB produces MKILALDTSTEACSAALIIETEVREDFKLASREHARLILPMVDALLAKAGLSLSQLDAIAFGRGPGSFTGLRIAASVAQGLAFGADLPVLPISTLAALAQGAHTDLGLTHVLATLDARMSEVYWGVYQISSTGVMELHGEEQVCAPGEVAFPDKGEWQGVGSGWKEYGTALRERCGTLVHTVMPERQPRARDVALMGLTAMQRGLAVSAEQAVPVYLRNRVAWAKCE; encoded by the coding sequence ATGAAAATCCTGGCATTGGATACTTCCACTGAGGCCTGCTCGGCGGCGCTGATTATCGAGACTGAGGTCCGCGAGGATTTCAAGCTTGCTTCGCGGGAACACGCCCGGCTCATCCTGCCGATGGTGGACGCACTGCTGGCCAAGGCGGGCCTAAGCTTATCGCAGCTTGACGCCATCGCCTTTGGGCGCGGCCCCGGCTCTTTCACGGGATTGCGCATCGCAGCGAGTGTCGCACAGGGTCTCGCCTTCGGCGCCGATCTGCCCGTGTTGCCCATCTCCACATTGGCCGCTCTCGCGCAGGGGGCTCATACAGACCTTGGCCTGACGCACGTGCTCGCCACGCTCGATGCCCGGATGAGCGAGGTCTATTGGGGCGTTTATCAAATCAGTAGCACAGGTGTGATGGAGTTGCACGGCGAGGAACAGGTATGTGCGCCAGGTGAAGTTGCCTTCCCCGATAAGGGCGAATGGCAAGGGGTAGGTAGCGGGTGGAAAGAGTATGGCACTGCATTGCGGGAACGTTGCGGCACACTCGTGCATACGGTGATGCCGGAGCGTCAGCCGCGCGCGCGGGATGTCGCGCTGATGGGGTTGACCGCCATGCAGCGCGGCCTTGCAGTGAGCGCCGAGCAGGCCGTGCCGGTCTATTTGAGAAACCGGGTGGCCTGGGCCAAGTGCGAATAA
- a CDS encoding class I SAM-dependent methyltransferase, protein MSNKTIAMTDRLYEYLVSHSLREPELLKRLREETAKDPMAVMQIAPEQGQFMALLVQLLGARKALEIGVFTGYSSLCVALALPQDGKLIACDVSEEWTSVARRYWQEAGVSHKIELRLAPALETLDTLLSDGQAGTFDFAFIDADKTGYDDYYERTLQLLRPGGLIVLDNMLRDGRVADAPQCDEATLAIHRLNQKLHHDPRISLSLLPIADGLTLALKLPT, encoded by the coding sequence ATGAGCAATAAAACCATCGCCATGACGGACAGACTGTACGAATATCTCGTTAGCCATTCGCTGCGCGAGCCTGAACTGTTAAAGCGCCTGCGTGAAGAAACCGCAAAAGATCCCATGGCCGTCATGCAGATCGCGCCCGAACAGGGACAGTTCATGGCGCTGTTGGTACAGTTGCTGGGCGCCAGAAAGGCGCTGGAGATCGGCGTGTTTACCGGTTACAGCTCGCTCTGTGTAGCGCTCGCGCTCCCTCAAGACGGCAAGCTGATCGCCTGCGATGTGAGTGAGGAATGGACCAGCGTTGCGCGACGTTACTGGCAGGAAGCCGGGGTGTCGCACAAGATCGAGTTACGGCTCGCTCCTGCACTGGAGACCCTGGACACGCTGCTCTCTGACGGTCAGGCCGGAACGTTTGATTTCGCCTTTATAGACGCCGACAAGACGGGCTATGATGACTACTACGAACGCACGCTGCAATTACTGCGCCCCGGCGGCTTGATCGTGCTTGATAACATGCTCCGCGATGGCCGGGTGGCCGATGCGCCGCAATGTGATGAGGCGACACTGGCGATTCACCGGCTTAATCAAAAACTCCACCACGATCCACGCATTTCCCTGAGCCTGCTGCCAATAGCCGACGGCTTGACGTTGGCGCTTAAACTGCCTACCTAG
- the recJ gene encoding single-stranded-DNA-specific exonuclease RecJ: MLRQTTAPLPFPLPENLHPVVARVYAARKIKRVEELQYGLEQLQPPSALRGMQQAVQLLSDALQKQQRILFVADFDADGATSCALGVRALRLMGAQDVHYVVPNRFEFGYGLTPEIVNVAAQQQPDLIITVDNGISSVEGVARAKQLGIQVLITDHHLPGALLPAADAIVNPNQPGDEFPSKHLAGVGVIFYVMLALRTQLRANGWFSQKNIPEPNLAQLLDLVALGTVADVVVLDHNNRVLVAQGLARIREGRCQAGLRALIEVSQRQQGRLTAGDLAFALAPRLNAAGRLEDMSLGIECLLCDDYSQALTMAQRLDELNRERRSIESEMQIQALDALKAMRLDTELPYGLCLFDPDWHQGVIGILAGRIKERTHRPVIAFALSNEHEIKGSARSVPGLHIRDALDSVAAQHPGLLSKFGGHAMAAGLTLRRADYDAFSAAFDREVRKHLTETELQRVMLSDGGLSADELQLELAEALRSAGPWGQGFPEPLFDGIFEVVSQRIVGDKHLKLVLRYPDDSKIFDAIAFNFTHEGSRPLRRARIAYRLDVNEYRGQRSLQLLIEHLETV, translated from the coding sequence ATTTTAAGACAAACTACTGCACCCCTGCCCTTCCCATTGCCGGAGAATTTGCACCCGGTGGTCGCGCGTGTCTATGCGGCACGCAAGATAAAGCGCGTGGAAGAACTCCAATATGGACTGGAACAGCTCCAGCCACCCTCGGCGCTGCGCGGCATGCAGCAAGCCGTGCAGTTGCTGAGCGATGCCTTGCAGAAACAGCAGCGCATCCTGTTCGTGGCCGATTTCGATGCCGATGGCGCGACCAGTTGCGCACTCGGCGTGCGGGCACTGCGGCTCATGGGCGCGCAAGATGTACACTACGTCGTGCCCAACCGTTTTGAGTTCGGTTATGGGCTTACGCCGGAGATCGTAAACGTCGCGGCGCAACAGCAGCCCGATCTGATCATCACGGTAGACAATGGCATCTCCAGTGTGGAAGGCGTTGCGCGCGCCAAACAGCTCGGCATACAGGTATTGATTACGGACCATCATTTACCCGGCGCGCTGTTACCCGCCGCCGACGCCATCGTCAATCCCAATCAGCCGGGTGACGAATTCCCCAGTAAACACCTTGCCGGCGTCGGGGTGATTTTCTACGTGATGCTGGCGCTGCGCACTCAGTTGCGCGCCAACGGTTGGTTTTCGCAAAAAAATATCCCAGAACCGAATCTTGCGCAGTTGCTGGATCTGGTCGCGCTCGGTACGGTCGCCGACGTCGTCGTGCTCGATCACAACAATCGCGTGCTGGTCGCGCAAGGTTTGGCCCGCATCCGGGAGGGCCGTTGCCAAGCCGGCCTCCGCGCACTCATCGAAGTCTCCCAGCGTCAGCAGGGTCGCCTCACCGCAGGCGACCTCGCCTTCGCCTTGGCGCCGAGGCTGAATGCCGCCGGCCGATTGGAGGATATGTCGCTCGGCATCGAATGTTTGCTTTGCGATGATTACAGTCAGGCGCTCACTATGGCGCAACGGCTTGATGAGCTGAATCGTGAGCGGCGCAGCATTGAGAGCGAGATGCAGATACAGGCCTTGGACGCGCTAAAGGCGATGCGCCTCGATACAGAGTTGCCCTACGGGCTCTGCCTGTTCGATCCCGATTGGCATCAGGGTGTCATCGGCATCCTCGCGGGACGCATCAAGGAGCGCACCCACCGGCCGGTGATCGCCTTCGCGCTAAGTAACGAGCACGAGATCAAAGGCTCGGCGCGTTCGGTGCCGGGACTGCACATCCGCGATGCGCTGGACAGCGTGGCCGCACAACATCCTGGTCTGCTCAGCAAGTTTGGCGGCCACGCGATGGCGGCGGGACTCACCTTGCGACGCGCGGATTATGACGCCTTCAGCGCCGCCTTTGACCGCGAGGTGCGCAAGCATCTCACTGAAACTGAACTGCAAAGGGTAATGTTGAGCGACGGCGGCTTGTCAGCCGACGAGTTGCAACTGGAACTGGCCGAAGCCCTGCGCAGCGCGGGGCCGTGGGGTCAGGGATTTCCCGAGCCGCTGTTTGATGGGATCTTCGAGGTCGTGAGCCAGCGTATCGTGGGCGACAAGCACCTTAAACTGGTCTTACGCTACCCGGACGATTCAAAAATATTTGATGCAATCGCGTTCAACTTCACACACGAAGGCTCGCGGCCCTTGCGGCGCGCGCGCATTGCCTACCGTCTCGATGTCAACGAGTACCGTGGCCAGCGCAGTTTACAATTGTTGATCGAGCATCTCGAGACTGTATAA